A single region of the Streptomyces virginiae genome encodes:
- a CDS encoding peptidoglycan-binding domain-containing protein, whose product MEKLQRLLAAQGLYRGRINGRFDWRVEEAVSEFQYDRGIDDQEWGFYGPVTRKALEG is encoded by the coding sequence GTGGAGAAGCTCCAGCGGCTGCTGGCGGCGCAGGGTCTGTACCGGGGCCGGATCAACGGCCGCTTCGACTGGCGGGTGGAGGAAGCCGTGTCGGAGTTCCAGTACGACAGGGGCATCGACGATCAGGAGTGGGGCTTCTACGGGCCGGTGACCCGCAAGGCCCTGGAGGGATAA